The proteins below come from a single Benincasa hispida cultivar B227 chromosome 4, ASM972705v1, whole genome shotgun sequence genomic window:
- the LOC120076425 gene encoding uncharacterized protein LOC120076425 isoform X2 — MRTVLKGVKKGSGRRFAASKFREAVNLGLSRIATLKEERSNNCSANLRAIQLFIPYGKPFIKPALRRCGDLIKNQNRLDAYIIIEGYLNLLLERIHLFGHGRDCPDELKEAASGVVFAATRCKEIRELEDIKSILTSHFGRQFIGQAVELHNNNAPQQREEMIGKKRSKRWSKRGSEMIENSTAIFGSEDSSNSTSSRKRKNKGVALNTNPYETNFEPSTSILQTTRKSKGLVGLSSNPIGTSFDSFSFAQTNVKKPSSPTHTTQNNKITPKPTGVSNLLSSKPKIQRNKVVPLYTSPTPTNFVPQTKQVPLTTRRYPTRSSSHKS; from the exons ATGAGGACAGTTCTGAAAGGTGTGAAGAAGGGAAGTGGAAGAAGGTTTGCAGCATCAAAATTTAGAGAAGCAGTGAATTTGGGGCTTTCTCGCATCGCAACCCTAAAGGAGGAACGCTCTAACAACTGCTCCGCCAATCTCCGAGCCATCCAATTGTTCATTCCATATGGAAAACCCTTCATTAAACCTGCCCTCCGTCGA TGTGGGGACTTGATTAAGAATCAAAATCGTTTGGATGCTTATATTATTATTGAAGGATATCTTAATCTCTTGTTGGAAAGGATCCACCTCTTTGGACATGGAAG AGATTGTCCAGATGAACTGAAGGAGGCAGCATCAGGTGTAGTATTTGCAGCAACAAGATGTAAGGAAATTCGAGAACTTGAAGATATTAAGTCAATTTTGACTTCTCATTTTGGTAGACAATTTATTGGTCAAGCTGTTGAATTGCACAACAATAATGCTCCACAACAGCGG GAAGAAATGATTGGAAAGAAAAGATCAAAAAGGTGGAGCAAGAGAGGAAGTGAAATGATAGAGAATTCAACTGCCATTTTTGGATCAGAAGACTCATCCAATTCTACAAGTagtagaaaaaggaaaaacaaaggtGTGGCTTTGAACACAAACCCTTATGAAACCAACTTTGAACCATCTACTTCTATATTGCAAACCACAAGAAAGAGCAAAGGTCTTGTGGGTTTGAGCTCAAATCCTATTGGAACCAGCTTTGACTCATTTAGTTTTGCACAAACTAATGTTAAGAAGCCATCAAGTCCTACTCACACTACACAAAACAACAAGATCACCCCTAAACCAACTGGTGTTAGCAATCTATTGAGTTCAAAGCCAAAAATACAAAGGAACAAAGTTGTGCCTTTATATACAAGCCCTACTCCAACCAACTTTGTTCCACAAACTAAACAAGTGCCTTTGACCACAAGGCGTTATCCAACTCGTAGTTCAAGCCACAAAAGCTAA
- the LOC120076425 gene encoding uncharacterized protein LOC120076425 isoform X1, which yields MRTVLKGVKKGSGRRFAASKFREAVNLGLSRIATLKEERSNNCSANLRAIQLFIPYGKPFIKPALRRCGDLIKNQNRLDAYIIIEGYLNLLLERIHLFGHGRDCPDELKEAASGVVFAATRCKEIRELEDIKSILTSHFGRQFIGQAVELHNNNAPQQRLGEKLSEMKPSPESKMNLLNAIASQKTQEPPLPNQEEMIGKKRSKRWSKRGSEMIENSTAIFGSEDSSNSTSSRKRKNKGVALNTNPYETNFEPSTSILQTTRKSKGLVGLSSNPIGTSFDSFSFAQTNVKKPSSPTHTTQNNKITPKPTGVSNLLSSKPKIQRNKVVPLYTSPTPTNFVPQTKQVPLTTRRYPTRSSSHKS from the exons ATGAGGACAGTTCTGAAAGGTGTGAAGAAGGGAAGTGGAAGAAGGTTTGCAGCATCAAAATTTAGAGAAGCAGTGAATTTGGGGCTTTCTCGCATCGCAACCCTAAAGGAGGAACGCTCTAACAACTGCTCCGCCAATCTCCGAGCCATCCAATTGTTCATTCCATATGGAAAACCCTTCATTAAACCTGCCCTCCGTCGA TGTGGGGACTTGATTAAGAATCAAAATCGTTTGGATGCTTATATTATTATTGAAGGATATCTTAATCTCTTGTTGGAAAGGATCCACCTCTTTGGACATGGAAG AGATTGTCCAGATGAACTGAAGGAGGCAGCATCAGGTGTAGTATTTGCAGCAACAAGATGTAAGGAAATTCGAGAACTTGAAGATATTAAGTCAATTTTGACTTCTCATTTTGGTAGACAATTTATTGGTCAAGCTGTTGAATTGCACAACAATAATGCTCCACAACAGCGG CTAGGGGAAAAATTGTCAGAAATGAAACCAAGTCCAGAGAGTAAAATGAATCTTTTGAATGCTATTGCTTCTCAGAAAACCCAAGAACCTCCTCTTCCTAACCAG GAAGAAATGATTGGAAAGAAAAGATCAAAAAGGTGGAGCAAGAGAGGAAGTGAAATGATAGAGAATTCAACTGCCATTTTTGGATCAGAAGACTCATCCAATTCTACAAGTagtagaaaaaggaaaaacaaaggtGTGGCTTTGAACACAAACCCTTATGAAACCAACTTTGAACCATCTACTTCTATATTGCAAACCACAAGAAAGAGCAAAGGTCTTGTGGGTTTGAGCTCAAATCCTATTGGAACCAGCTTTGACTCATTTAGTTTTGCACAAACTAATGTTAAGAAGCCATCAAGTCCTACTCACACTACACAAAACAACAAGATCACCCCTAAACCAACTGGTGTTAGCAATCTATTGAGTTCAAAGCCAAAAATACAAAGGAACAAAGTTGTGCCTTTATATACAAGCCCTACTCCAACCAACTTTGTTCCACAAACTAAACAAGTGCCTTTGACCACAAGGCGTTATCCAACTCGTAGTTCAAGCCACAAAAGCTAA